From one Humulus lupulus chromosome 8, drHumLupu1.1, whole genome shotgun sequence genomic stretch:
- the LOC133795387 gene encoding uncharacterized protein LOC133795387, producing MNAAVRNGKIHLGSLYATVFPGVRVHYIKALWCRLSAPKHQFIFWLAVNQKLNTRDWLLSCHIPLLSACCPVCGQEEESHTHLFFDCVFSRNVLLAVQGWLRGFSWPVQFSNWIKWLALPRDGWFSVVLYATCAAAVYYIWQNRNHCWHDNFCLPMYRIDHMIRFSIKARILNLVGSKCSYGEKQMLKFVMNL from the coding sequence ATGAATGCTGCAGTCAGGAATGGTAAAATCCATCTGGGCTCCTTGTATGCGACTGTGTTTCCTGGTGTGCGGGTTCATTATATAAAGGCTCTCTGGTGTAGGCTTTCAGCTCCTAAACACCAGTTTATTTTCTGGCTTGCAGTAAACCAGAAGTTGAATACCAGGGATTGGTTGCTGTCTTGCCATATCCCTCTTCTATCAGCTTGCTGTCCAGTTTGTGGTCAAGAGGAAGAGTCTCATACTCACTTATTTTTTGATTGTGTTTTCTCCAGAAATGTTCTCCTTGCTGTCCAGGGTTGGCTTAGAGGATTCTCCTGGCCGGTTCAGTTTAGTAATTGGATCAAGTGGCTGGCTTTACCTCGGGATGGCTGGTTTTCGGTGGTTCTGTATGCTACTTGTGCAGCTGCTGTGTATTACATATGGCAGAATAGGAACCATTGCTGGCATGATAACTTTTGCTTACCAATGTATAGGATTGACCATATGATTAGATTTTCTATCAAAGCTAGAATTCTGAATTTAGTAGGCAGTAAGTGTTCTTATGGTGAAAAGCAAATGCTTAAGTTTGTAATGAATTTGTGA